The Streptomyces capitiformicae genome contains the following window.
TCGACACCCCGGGCGTACGCTCGTTCGGCCTGCACCATGTCGACCCGTCGCGCGTCATCCACGCTTTCCCGGACCTGGAGCCCGGCACGGTCGACTGCCCGCGCGCGTGCAGCCACGACGAGCCGGACTGCGCCCTGGACGCCTGGGTGGAGGGGGGCCACGCGGACCCGGCCCGGCTGTACTCGCTGCGCCGCCTGCTGGCCACGCGGGAGCGCCAGGCGTGATGCGTGCTCAGGTGGTGAGACTCCGGCGTGATCGCGGTAGAGGGCGTCGACGAACCAGACCTGTCCGTGGCGACGATTCACGGGGAGGCGCCACCAGATCCGAGTCTGTCTGGGATGGATCGGACACCAGATCGTGGGCGACCCGCTGTTCGAATGCAGGCGGGCGCGACCGGAGGCCGTACCGCGCTGCACTCGCTGCGACTCGCGTTCGATGCATCGTAGGCCGGTGGTGCCCACATACATGTGGAGGCTCTTCCCGGAGGACGACTGCTGGTCTCCGCTCGACGACACGGTCTCCGCACAGGAGACGGAGAAGCTCCCGGGCATGATCGACGGGGAGTGAACACGAGGAAAACGGGCTCGCCGACGCCCACGTACCCGAGCCACAGCAACGCGGCGCCCGGACGTGGACCGCCGCGTTGGCCGGTGAAGGGGGCGCCGCGGGAATCCCAGCCTGCCTCGTCAGGCCGTTTCCGGGTCACGGGTCAGGGAGAAGGAAGCCAGCAAGGCCGGGCCGGTGAACAGCAGATACACATCGTGGCGTCCGTCCTCCGCCTTCGCGGCCGCGGCCACGGTGGTCCACGGCCAACGGCCTTCGCGCTCCGGGACCTCGAGCGTCGTGATGGAGGTACCGCTGGACGGAGCGTCGAGACACACCTCGATGCCGACCGGGCCCGCCTGCGTTCGGTACGCCTGGGCGACGACGCCTGTCACGTCACGCAAGGCGACATCACGGAACAACAGCCAGGATCCGGCGCCGACGGCCTCGACCGCCTCCCCGCTCCGACGCGTCTCGTCGACCAGGCGAACGCCATGGCAGTCGTCGAAGTCGATCGCGCGGACGATCCGCCCGCTGAGGTCGCGGGGCGGCAGCTCCTCGGCCCTCACGGTGAGGGCTGAGGACTGCCGCACGTCCCCGGCGGATGGGCCGACCATGATCTGGTGCTCTCCGGGTTCCACCCGGTACGTACCGCTCTCGACGTCCCAGAACGCGAGCTCGGCGACCGGCAGGGCGAACTCCACGGTTCTGGTGGTGCCGGCCGAGATACGGACGCGCTCGAAACCGTGCAGTTCACGGAGAGGCCGTGGGACGACGCGTCCAGGCGCCCTGACGTAGAGCTGGGGAATCTCATCGCTGTCGACATCGCCCAGATTGGTGATGTCGACGCTCACCGACACGGTGTCGCCGCTCTCGCATGATGTGGCACTCAGGCGGAGCGGGCTGTAGTGGAACGTGGTGTACCCCACCCCGTGCCCGAACGGGAAGAGCGGCTCGGTGCGCAGGTACAGGTACGTCTTGGCGCTCTTCACGATGTCGTAGTCGGAGATGTCCCCTACTTGTTCCAGTGACCGGTACCAGGTCTGCGGCAGGCGGCCGGCCGGGGCGCTCCGGCCGGTCAGCGTATCGGCGAGCCCGTTGCCGAGCTCCGGACCAGCGTGCGAGGACCACAGAAGCGTCGGCACGTGTTCGGCCGCCCAGTTCACCGCAAGGGGAAACCCGCTGATCAGCACGGCCGCGGTCCGTGGTGTCACCTCGTGGACCGCCTGCAGCAGTTCCTCCTGCCGTCGCGCCAGGCCGATGTCGGCCCGGTCGTGGCACTCGCGCCCAGGAATGCGGGGATGCGATCCGACCACCACGACCGCGACGTCGGCCTCCGCCGCCGTGCGTGCCGCCTCGGCCACCCCGTCGACGAGCGTCTCCTGCCGGAAGCGGACGGCTTCCTCGGGGGTGGTGGCGGAGAACCCGACGCTCCCGTCCTCACCCACCGCCGCGTATCGCTCGGTGTAGACGTTGCGCAACACCACGCCGTCGTCAACGGGGACGAAGTGGAACGTCTCATAGACGTCCCAGCCGAGACCTGGCTTCTCCTGGTCACCGACGAGTGCGCCGTCGTCCCGGCGCAGCCGCAGGAACATGCGGGTGGCTGCCGAGCGGAGACTGTACTGGCCCTCGCCCCAATCGAACAGATCGAAGGAGTGCTCGGGCCCCAGGGGGCCGGTGTCGATCCTGGCCGGTGCGTCCTCGCCGCACGCCAGCCGACCGCCTTCCACCGGGCGCAGCGCGATGCGGTCCACTCCCTCCGAGTAGCCGACGAGATCGGCTCCGAGCGCTTCACGCAGGCCCGAGAGCGGACTGACCTCGTACCCTGCCTTCCCGGCGTACCAGTCGAGAAAGACCTGGTCGGCGAGGGGGCCGATGACGGCCACCCGGCTGCCCGGGCGTAGCGGCAGAACTTCGGGGGAGTTCTTCAGCAGCACCATCGCCTGGCGGGCCGCCTCACGGGCCAGTGCCAGGTGCTCCGGGGGCGCCGGCTCCGCGGACCGTTCTGCCGGGCGGGCCGGCCGGTCGAACTCGCCCAAGGACATACGCATGCGCAGGAGTCTGCGGGCCGCGCGGTCGATGTCCGCCACGTCCAGCAGGCCGTCGGACAGGGCCGTGCGGAGGGCGTCGAGGGTGACACTCGAATCGTCGTCGTGGTCAGTGAAGTTGTCGACACCCGCCAGGAGGGCCGCGGCGTACGCGTGCGGCCGGTCCTCGTAGTACCTGTGTTCGTGCACGAGGTTGCTGGGTGCGTAGGCGTCCGTGACGACCACCAGGTCGGGCTGCTGTCGACGCAGCTCGGCGAGGTACGGGCTGAGCGAGTTGGGACGGCCGTTGAGGGCACTGTAGGACGGCATGACACCGCTGACCACACCGGATTCGACCGTGCGCTGGAATGGAAGGATGTCGTATTCCCGCAGCACCCGTGGCCGCACCTGCGAGGAGGTGGTGACGTTGCCGGACTCCTTGTTGTAGGCCATGAAGTGCTTGAGTGTCGGGGCGGTCGCCAGAGGCAGCGTCGCCTCCCCGGTGTCGCCTCCGCGCAGACCGCGGCAGTAGGCCGTGGCCATGGCCACGGTGTGCCGCGGGTCTTCGGAGTACCCCTCTTCGTTGCGGCCCCACCGGGGGTCCCGCAGCAGGTTGACAACCGGCCCCCAGACGTTGAGGCTGCACTGCGGATCGCGCTCGTGGTGGGCGCGCACCTCGGTGGCCACGGCCCTTCCGACCTGTTCGAGCAGCTCTGCGTTCCATGTCGCGCCGAGCCCGACGCCCTGGGGGAAGACGGTGGTCGGCAGTGGGCTGGTCTCGACGACGGCACCGTGCAGTACCTCTGTGCCGGTGTGGAACGCGGCGAGACCCAGCCGGGGAACCGCAGGCGCCCACTGGTGCAGCATCGAGATCTTCTCGTCCAGCGTCAGCTGCGCGAGCAGCGAGTCCACCCGTGCGTCCAGGGGGAGAGCGCGGTCGCGGAAGGGCTGGACCTCCGGTGCGTCGTCTGCCGTCGATGGGGACAGGTTGTTCACTGATTCGCTCCTCATGGGGTGGCCGAAGCCGGTGACGCGAAAGGCGACGGGCGGGTGCCCGGGGCGGTGGGACGGGCCCGGGGCCGCCTGGGTGTGGTGGATGCCGGTGCCATGGGACCTCAGGACGCGGCGGATGTCTTCGGCCGCCGAAGGACCACTCGCATGTCCCGGCACCGGAAGTTGCGGTACTTCGGTCCGAACCGGCGGTTCAGTCCCAGTTCGGGATCCTGGCTGAGCAGCCTGGTGAACGCCGGGTGGCGGTACGGTCCGTCGGGGTACTTCGACTCGTAGTCCACCACGTGCTGGCCCTCGAGTGACACCAGCGTCAGGCCCGCCTCGCGGAAGGCCTCGAGGTAGTCCTCGAAGAAGCGGCGGTTGATCCAGTCGTCGTGGTAGACGCTGTGGACGATCTTCTGCACCAGGCCGGGGGCGAAGTACTCCTCCAGCATCTCGCCCATTTGCTCGGGCTCCAGCATGAGGTGCGTCCAGTGCGGTATCGGATTGTCTGCCCAGAAGATCAGGTCGCGGCCCTCCCAGGAGACGTTCTCCAGATGGTGTCCGTCCGGCCCGGACCAGATGGGGCCGTAGTGCGCGTACACGTAGCCGCCGGGTGCCAGGGCGTCCCGGATGGCGAGCATGGACTCCGTCAGATCGGTCATGTGCTCGAAAGCGTTGCATGAGAAGACCAGGTCGAAGGCGCCCCGCTCGAGTCCGGCCTTCTCGACCGGCTTCCCGATCACTTCGTGCCGGTCCTCGCTGGAGTCCTGGGCGAGCGGATCGACCGAAACCCAGCGTCGGTGGTCCGGAAGCCCGGCAACGGTCGAGGCCATGCTCCCGCCGACCTCAAGGACGTTCGCCCCTCGAACGTCGAACTGACTCATGAAGTCTCGAAGGACGGTGTTCTGCGATTCGGCCACGACGGTCCGCTCTCGCAGCCGCTCCGGTAGCGGCCCGTCCCACCACTGTCTCAAGGAGTCCGTCGTACTCTCCTGCGGAAGGGTGTTCGCCACGTTCTGCTCCAAATGACTCGTGACCGGTGGTGGGCGGCGGGATGGCGCGGCCGAGGCCGAAGGGCGACTACAGCTTCCGTACCGCGGCCGTGAAACGCTCCATCAGCACCTCGGTCTGTTCGGCCAGCCGGTAGCTGATGTTGAAGTCGTCTTCCACGTCACAGAAGACGCCGTGACGCAGGAGTGTCTGCTGCAACCGCTCCCGGACCCCGCTGTCGTCGGTTTCGTCCAGCTCGAAGCTTGGCCCCCAGCCGACCAGCTCCAGCGGAATGCCGTGTTCCGTGAAGAGGCCGCGCAGCTGGTCGACCACCCACTCGCCCGCCGCGGCCACTGTTCCGGGCACGTCCCAGCGCTGGGTGAGATCGAGTGTCGTGAGGGCGGCGGCGAGAGCGGTCTGCTCGTGCTGGTAGGTGTTCCAGACGTGCGAACGGTGGTGGGCCAGGGCCATCTCGCCCCGGCAGACCACCGCGGAGAT
Protein-coding sequences here:
- a CDS encoding glycoside hydrolase family 3 protein; this translates as MNNLSPSTADDAPEVQPFRDRALPLDARVDSLLAQLTLDEKISMLHQWAPAVPRLGLAAFHTGTEVLHGAVVETSPLPTTVFPQGVGLGATWNAELLEQVGRAVATEVRAHHERDPQCSLNVWGPVVNLLRDPRWGRNEEGYSEDPRHTVAMATAYCRGLRGGDTGEATLPLATAPTLKHFMAYNKESGNVTTSSQVRPRVLREYDILPFQRTVESGVVSGVMPSYSALNGRPNSLSPYLAELRRQQPDLVVVTDAYAPSNLVHEHRYYEDRPHAYAAALLAGVDNFTDHDDDSSVTLDALRTALSDGLLDVADIDRAARRLLRMRMSLGEFDRPARPAERSAEPAPPEHLALAREAARQAMVLLKNSPEVLPLRPGSRVAVIGPLADQVFLDWYAGKAGYEVSPLSGLREALGADLVGYSEGVDRIALRPVEGGRLACGEDAPARIDTGPLGPEHSFDLFDWGEGQYSLRSAATRMFLRLRRDDGALVGDQEKPGLGWDVYETFHFVPVDDGVVLRNVYTERYAAVGEDGSVGFSATTPEEAVRFRQETLVDGVAEAARTAAEADVAVVVVGSHPRIPGRECHDRADIGLARRQEELLQAVHEVTPRTAAVLISGFPLAVNWAAEHVPTLLWSSHAGPELGNGLADTLTGRSAPAGRLPQTWYRSLEQVGDISDYDIVKSAKTYLYLRTEPLFPFGHGVGYTTFHYSPLRLSATSCESGDTVSVSVDITNLGDVDSDEIPQLYVRAPGRVVPRPLRELHGFERVRISAGTTRTVEFALPVAELAFWDVESGTYRVEPGEHQIMVGPSAGDVRQSSALTVRAEELPPRDLSGRIVRAIDFDDCHGVRLVDETRRSGEAVEAVGAGSWLLFRDVALRDVTGVVAQAYRTQAGPVGIEVCLDAPSSGTSITTLEVPEREGRWPWTTVAAAAKAEDGRHDVYLLFTGPALLASFSLTRDPETA
- a CDS encoding methyltransferase domain-containing protein, coding for MASTVAGLPDHRRWVSVDPLAQDSSEDRHEVIGKPVEKAGLERGAFDLVFSCNAFEHMTDLTESMLAIRDALAPGGYVYAHYGPIWSGPDGHHLENVSWEGRDLIFWADNPIPHWTHLMLEPEQMGEMLEEYFAPGLVQKIVHSVYHDDWINRRFFEDYLEAFREAGLTLVSLEGQHVVDYESKYPDGPYRHPAFTRLLSQDPELGLNRRFGPKYRNFRCRDMRVVLRRPKTSAAS